From the Streptococcus oralis ATCC 35037 genome, one window contains:
- the rpmI gene encoding 50S ribosomal protein L35, with the protein MPKQKTHRASAKRFKRTGSGGLKRFRAYTSHRFHGKTKKQRRHLRKASMVHSGDFKRIKAMLTRLK; encoded by the coding sequence ATGCCAAAACAAAAAACACACCGCGCATCAGCTAAACGTTTCAAACGTACAGGTTCTGGTGGACTTAAACGTTTCCGTGCTTACACTTCTCACCGTTTCCACGGAAAAACTAAGAAACAACGTCGTCATCTTCGTAAAGCATCTATGGTGCATTCAGGAGATTTCAAACGTATCAAAGCAATGCTTACTCGCTTGAAATAA
- the rplT gene encoding 50S ribosomal protein L20 — translation MARVKGGVVSRKRRKRILKLAKGYYGAKHILFRTAKEQVMNSYYYAYRDRRQKKRDFRKLWITRINAAARLNGLSYSQLMHGLKLAEIEVNRKMLADLAVNDAAAFTALADAAKAKLGK, via the coding sequence ATGGCACGTGTTAAAGGTGGCGTTGTATCACGCAAACGTCGTAAACGTATTCTTAAATTAGCAAAAGGTTACTATGGAGCTAAACACATCTTGTTCCGTACTGCAAAAGAACAAGTAATGAACTCTTACTACTATGCATACCGTGACCGTCGTCAGAAAAAACGTGACTTCCGTAAATTGTGGATCACTCGTATCAATGCGGCAGCTCGTTTGAACGGACTTTCATACTCACAATTGATGCATGGTTTGAAATTGGCTGAAATCGAAGTTAACCGTAAAATGCTTGCTGACTTGGCTGTTAACGATGCAGCAGCTTTCACAGCTCTTGCAGATGCAGCTAAAGCAAAACTTGGTAAATAA
- a CDS encoding molecular chaperone HscC: protein MIVGIDLGTTNSLVGVYQDGQVKLIPNAFGEYLTPSVVALDDNDEIIVGKIAKERLVTHPDKTVSQFKRFMGTKHELTLGNRAYKAEELSSFIIRKLVDDAETYLGEKVEEVIVSVPAYFNDAQRYATKLAGKFAGVQIDRIINEPSAAALAKRSVVNQEDQSFIVVDFGGGTLDISVVELFDNIVEIVSIAGDNRLGGEDFTSAIAEEFLVSNQLTKDSISREFYSKILVQAEKTKLELNSKEEVKMTVLDQDQEYTLDLSYQRFYELCQPLLARVKAVLDRALMDARYSYVSSDNFVLVGGTSKLRLVQDFLSYCINQVVQVSDDPDRMIARGCALLAGIKERQGEIRDLLLSDICPFTLGIEIVGDRFSPIIERNSTLPASRIEQYYTAELGQSQVKIKVYQGEMMKASQNLFLGELEVPVPVNTRVNESFTVRFTYDLNGILDVEVKIDSTQEVFSHVILQDSVTLTEKEIKAKQAELTRYKINAQETEVYRFLIEKANRVYSMLLGRRRDELMAETRRFEEEVSQASVYHLPKLYQSFSNYLDFLERGL from the coding sequence ATGATAGTAGGTATTGATTTAGGAACGACTAATTCTTTAGTAGGGGTATACCAAGATGGCCAGGTTAAGCTGATTCCCAATGCTTTTGGTGAGTATTTAACTCCTTCTGTTGTGGCTTTAGATGACAATGATGAGATTATAGTTGGAAAAATTGCCAAGGAACGCTTGGTGACCCACCCAGATAAGACGGTTTCTCAGTTCAAGCGTTTTATGGGGACCAAGCATGAATTGACACTAGGAAATCGAGCATATAAGGCTGAAGAATTAAGCTCTTTTATCATTCGAAAGTTGGTAGACGATGCAGAGACTTATCTTGGAGAAAAGGTCGAGGAAGTGATTGTTAGTGTTCCAGCCTATTTCAATGATGCTCAACGTTATGCGACCAAACTAGCAGGGAAATTTGCTGGAGTTCAGATTGATCGGATTATCAATGAACCTTCCGCAGCGGCTCTTGCTAAAAGATCTGTGGTAAACCAAGAAGATCAATCTTTTATTGTGGTCGATTTTGGTGGTGGTACTCTGGATATTTCAGTTGTGGAGCTTTTTGATAATATCGTCGAAATCGTGTCGATCGCAGGGGACAATCGTTTGGGAGGAGAAGACTTCACTTCGGCTATTGCTGAGGAATTTTTAGTCTCCAATCAATTAACCAAGGATTCGATTTCCCGAGAATTTTATAGCAAAATTCTGGTACAGGCTGAAAAGACTAAGCTAGAACTCAATAGTAAAGAAGAAGTGAAGATGACAGTTCTGGACCAAGATCAGGAATACACTCTAGACTTGAGCTACCAGCGTTTTTATGAGCTTTGTCAACCTCTGCTAGCCCGTGTTAAGGCTGTTTTGGACCGTGCCTTAATGGACGCACGCTATAGCTATGTATCATCAGATAACTTTGTTCTTGTTGGGGGGACTTCGAAACTCCGCTTGGTTCAGGACTTTTTATCCTACTGTATCAATCAAGTGGTGCAGGTTTCGGATGATCCTGATCGGATGATTGCGAGAGGTTGTGCACTTCTAGCAGGTATCAAAGAACGCCAGGGTGAGATACGAGATTTATTACTGTCTGATATTTGTCCTTTTACACTGGGGATTGAGATAGTTGGAGACCGTTTTTCGCCGATTATTGAGCGAAATTCTACCCTACCTGCTTCACGCATTGAACAGTACTATACGGCTGAATTGGGACAGAGCCAAGTCAAGATAAAGGTCTATCAAGGTGAGATGATGAAGGCATCACAAAACCTGTTCCTAGGAGAATTAGAAGTTCCTGTCCCTGTGAATACTCGAGTAAATGAAAGTTTCACAGTTCGGTTTACCTATGATTTAAATGGAATTTTGGATGTCGAAGTGAAAATTGATTCAACACAGGAAGTCTTTAGTCATGTTATTCTCCAAGATAGTGTTACTCTGACAGAGAAGGAAATCAAGGCTAAGCAAGCAGAGTTGACTCGCTATAAGATCAATGCTCAAGAAACAGAGGTTTATCGTTTCTTGATTGAAAAAGCGAATCGTGTGTACAGTATGCTCTTGGGGAGAAGAAGAGATGAGCTAATGGCTGAAACTAGACGATTTGAAGAAGAGGTCAGTCAAGCATCTGTTTATCATTTGCCAAAACTTTATCAATCATTTTCAAACTATCTAGACTTCCTAGAGCGAGGACTGTAA